One Mercurialis annua linkage group LG3, ddMerAnnu1.2, whole genome shotgun sequence DNA window includes the following coding sequences:
- the LOC126674501 gene encoding probable pectinesterase/pectinesterase inhibitor 20, producing the protein MASNLSILTIIFILYFSSSSSSMANLLPPIFNTPETLCTSTPNPLFCKSFLPYNKPGTIHDYAKISISLSLTNSINFLSLVQSSLTLIPSSSYQSAVYALEDCQFLAQLNIDSLSYALDTINSSNDNNLQLKLSTDLLTFLSATLTNQETCLEGLKSTSTAPENVLNGLLGHLLDGKNYFSTSLALFNQGWIPKLLQGKLPTEGLVRSLPFGRKLLQEFTNGVFVRTTVVVNPYGGGDFNTISDAVAAAPNNTVISDGYYVIYVVAGVYNEYVVIDKKKKFLMMIGDGINQTIITGNKNFVDGWTTFNSATFVAVGQGFVAVNITIQNTSGPEKHQAVALRNGADLSAFYKCSFEGYQDTLYTHSLRQFYRDCEIYGTIDFIFGNAAVVLQNCIIISRLPMSNQFNTITAQGRIDPNQNTGTSIQNCTIIAAQDLASSNIKTYLGRPWKEYSRTVVMQSFIDGLIDPTGWAPWSGDFALATLYYAEFDNYGPGSDVSMRVDWPGYDRSITAAGAVNYTVWEFIQGDGWLPATGVPYFGSL; encoded by the exons ATGGCTTCAAATTTATCCATCTTAACCATCATCTTCATCCTCtacttctcttcttcttcttcttccatgGCAAACTTACTGCCGCCAATCTTCAACACACCAGAAACCCTATGCACTTCAACTCCAAATCCACTCTTCTGCAAATCCTTTTTACCATATAACAAACCCGGCACCATTCATGACTACGCCAAAATTTCCATTTCTTTATCTCTAACAAATTCAATCAACTTTCTTTCACTTGTTCAGAGCTCCTTAACCCTAattccttcttcttcttatcaATCCGCCGTTTACGCTCTCGAAGATTGCCAATTCTTAGCTCAACTCAACATCGACTCATTGTCATACGCACTCGACACTATAAACTCGAGTAATGATAATAACTTGCAACTCAAGTTATCTACTGATCTATTAACATTTCTCAGTGCTACTTTGACTAATCAAGAAACATGTCTTGAAGGGCTTAAATCAACATCAACAGCTCCGGAAAATGTCTTGAATGGTCTGTTAGGTCATCTTCTTGATGGAAAAAATTATTTCAGTACTTCTTTAGCTCTTTTTAACCAGGGTTGGATTCCTAAATTACTGCAAGGTAAACTTCCAACAGAGGGTTTAGTGAGAAGTTTGCCTTTTGGGAGAAAATTACTTCAAGAATTTACAAATGGTGTCTTTGTGAGAACTACGGTGGTGGTGAATCCGTACGGTGGTGGAGATTTTAATACTATTAGCGACGCGGTGGCTGCTGCGCCTAATAATACGgttattagcgacggatattatGTAATTTATGTGGTTGCTGGGGTTTATAATGAGTATGTTGTGATtgataagaaaaagaaatttttGATGATGATTGGAGATGGTATTAACCAAACTATAATAACTGGCAATAAGAATTTTGTCGACGGTTGGACCACATTTAATTCTGCCACATTTG TTGCGGTAGGGCAAGGTTTTGTAGCAGTGAACATAACAATTCAGAACACATCAGGACCAGAAAAACACCAAGCAGTAGCACTCAGAAACGGCGCTGATCTATCAGCATTCTACAAATGCAGCTTCGAAGGCTATCAAGACACTCTATACACTCATTCTCTACGCCAATTCTACCGAGACTGCGAAATTTACGGCACCATAGATTTCATATTCGGCAACGCAGCAGTTGTTCTACAGAACTGCATAATTATTTCAAGATTACCAATGAGTAATCAGTTCAATACCATCACAGCACAAGGCCGAATCGACCCGAACCAAAACACGGGCACTTCGATTCAGAATTGCACTATAATTGCAGCTCAAGATTTGGCGTCAAGCAATATAAAAACTTACTTAGGACGGCCATGGAAGGAGTATTCAAGAACGGTTGTTATGCAATCTTTTATTGATGGCTTAATTGATCCTACTGGTTGGGCTCCATGGTCTGGTGATTTTGCTCTTGCTACGCTTTATTATGCTGAGTTTGATAATTATGGGCCGGGGTCGGATGTTAGTATGAGAGTTGACTGGCCTGGTTATGATCGGAGTATTACTGCTGCCGGTGCGGTTAACTACACTGTATGGGAATTTATACAGGGAGATGGGTGGCTGCCGGCGACTGGAGTGCCATACTTTGGAAGTCTTTAA